One window from the genome of Ailuropoda melanoleuca isolate Jingjing chromosome 5, ASM200744v2, whole genome shotgun sequence encodes:
- the MDC1 gene encoding mediator of DNA damage checkpoint protein 1 isoform X3: MEDTQAVNWEVEEEEETKRPNESLGCSLEPVGRLHIFSSAHGPEKDFPLYLGKNMVGRMPDCSVTLPFSSISKQHAVIEIAAWDKAPVLQDCGSLNGTQVLRPPKVLSPGVSHRLRDQELILFADLPCQYHRLNVPLPFVSRGFLTVEETPRVQGGTQPQRLLLAEDSEEEVDSPSERCVMKEPRTSPLAAVVPESDEEGPSPAPDGRGLPFAFNLDSDTDEEESQHPAAGEASLAARTGSTAETEQPKVLATEIQLEKDQCSVKERNNDTKVEKDARNEVAPLGATLERNQTAGEDSDTDMDESRPAEVHLERSQPSGVIDSDTDVEEEGIPATPAVVPMKRRQIFHGVSTESPQAPALVHLQESPPGSDMDVEQSELQLAVPPERNQASVVIDSNTDDEEEVLAALTLARLKESRADTWSRDTDVEEDRAQPVALLEQSRTSAGRDSDTDVEEERIPMEKRGTVPKCPTDKAHSEKRQSPLRDSELGVDKNKSSLGVHLERSQASATVDNNTQVEEKALTGPAVTLVGKRQVPAVRTSQTDAEVEGGPAKPPVMHPEEAPRPPLGDRGTDAEEGTSLAASAVADTGKCQFLAKRDAGTEWAAAVLERERALEARAQDSEDLDLQATQCFVERENQSPEAVQSMEDEATQAFLVTLPQEPGPSCCSFQAPGALDEPWEVLATQPFCPTESEASEPQPVAALLDAHGSCPSTPRTTPQAQRPESPIHEEPLGIQGRGMQTVQKDMGTPREAVGGVAPERGPLNRETKSLPAGERGDVIEEEALTRGIQVLAGDNQGQESDQKVKSASIKRKMESLNIEIEIPSEVQEEGIGRETFEREAEKLVLERGGEPSGLGIEVPEVKVERSPQRGETGKGSQDQEGQASSLTTEPTAGTGDHQTLASAPGASGSQSGGAPMSPRRQQRGHMTCKMPPSDKASVGDQESADACLPPAVPEASTPHQNPLLSQSRKHPVPQSFLSPSLSSLEPIPRTTQNGNQEVPETPLSSEMEPFHPKSKVRLRGSSRKTPSTISSLALEPHSTIPTDQPLSPKLTSRVTRGRTHRSSVKTPEPVVPTAPELQISTSKDQPITSESTLQVTRGRTHRFSVKTPELVVPMVPEVQPSTSKEQPVTAELVSQGRTRKSVKIPEPVVSPATRGRAHRSSVKSPKPVIPTAAELQPSTSKDQCVTPEPTSQVAWGRTRRSSVKTPEPTVPTAPELQPSTSKHQSVTPEPTSQVVWGRTRRSSVKTPEPTVSTAPELQPSTSKDQSVITEPTSGATHSRTHRPSVKTPEPIIPTAPEVQPSVPTDQPVIPKPTCQGRTPRSAKTPDPIVPTALDLQPTTPGGQPVTPKRTSRGRTPRSSSKTPKSVVTMVPELQASTPTDQPVTPKLTSQATRGRTQRSSIKTSEPVAPTAPEQPSISTDQPVTPEPTSRATRSRTHRSFVKIPQPTEPTAPDLESLTPTDGLVTPKAQGSQGKTLRSSTVSALPVLTNPEFQSPVPTDQPIPPEPIPQATCPRRLRATRKHGSLTAPIVCEPYSALPEPKSRSSRNQRQGAVRAVESLGTVPKPAFSQLPEAPTQATQIQNVEATGGSELTQVPLPKAAQSRKRPLATVDKPPLQKRLQRGEVTQKTVFLKEEKEDPMERPRKEEDVVVPGPGKRKRDQAKEEPKGIPSRNLRRTKPNQESTAPKVLFTGVVDARGERAVLALGGSLASSVAEASHLVTDRVRRTVKFLCALGRGIPILSLDWLHQSRKAGCFLPPDEYVVTDPEQEKNFGFSLRDALSRAQERRLLEGYEIHVTPGVQPPPPQMGEIISCCGGTVLPSMPRSYKPQRVVITCPQDFPRCSIPSRVGLPILSPEFLLTGVLKQEAKPEAFILSTLEMSSS; this comes from the exons ATGGAGGACACCCAGGCTGTTAACTGGGAGgttgaagaagaggaggagacaaagaGACCCAATGAATCCTTGGGGTGTAGCTTGGAGCCTGTAGGGCGATTGCATATCTTCAGTAGTGCCCATGGACCAGAAAAAG ATTTCCCCCTATATCTCGGGAAGAATATGGTGGGCCGAATGCCTGATTGCTCTGTGACCCTGCCCTTTTCATCCATCTCCAAACAACATGCAGTGATTGAAATCGCAGCTTGGGACAAGGCACCTGTCCTCCAAGATTGTGGCAGCCTCAATGGTACTCAAGTCCTAAGGCCTCCTAAGGTCCTAAGTCCAGGGGTGAGTCATCGGCTAAGGGACCAGGAGTTGATTCTCTTTGCTGACTTGCCCTGCCAGTACCATCGCCTGAATGTCCCTCTGCCCTTTGTTTCCCGGGGCTTTCTAACTGTAGAAGAGACACCCAGGGTACAGGGAGGAACTCAACCACAGAGGCTCCTGTTGGCTGAGGACTCGGAGGAGGAAGTAG ATTCTCCTTCTGAAAGGTGTGTGATGAAAGAACCAAGGACCTCCCCTTTGGCAGCAGTAGTTCCAGAGAG TGATGAAGAGGGGCCTTCTCCTGCCCCAGACGGTCGTGGGCTACCATTTGCCTTCAACCTGGACAGTGACACAGATGAGGAAGAAAGTCAGCATCCAGCAGCAGGAGAGGCCTCCTTGGCTGCCAGAACAGGCTCCACTGCAGAGACAGAACAGCCTAAAGTTCTGGCAACTGAAATCCAGCTTGAAAAGGACCAGTGTTCAGTGAAGGAGAGGAACAATGACACAAAAGTTGAGAAGGATGCAAGGAATGAAGTGGCCCCACTTGGGGCCACTCTGGAGAGAAATCAAACTGCTGGGGAGGACAGTGACACAGATATGGACGAGAGCAGGCCTGCTGAGGTCCATTTGGAAAGGTCCCAGCCTTCTGGCGTCATAGACAGTGATACCGATGTGGAAGAAGAAGGGATCCCTGCAACCCCAGCTGTAGTTCCTATGAAGAGGAGGCAGATCTTTCATGGAGTTAGTACAGAGAGTCCTCAGGCACCTGCTTTGGTACATCTACAGGAGAGCCCACCTGGTAGTGATATGGATGTGGAGCAAAGTGAGCTCCAACTGGCAGTCCCTCCAGAGAGAAACCAAGCCTCTGTCGTTATTGACAGCAATACAGATGATGAGGAAGAAGTCTTAGCAGCGCTCACTTTGGCGCGTCTGAAAGAGAGCCGAGCCGATACATGGAGCAGAGATACAGACGTGGAAGAGGACAGGGCCCAACCTGTGGCCCTTCTGGAGCAAAGCCGCACCTCTGCTGGGAGAGACAGCGACACAGACGTGGAGGAGGAAAGGATCCCAATGGAAAAGAGAGGAACTGTCCCCAAGTGTCCTACGGATAAGGCACATTCAGAAAAGAGGCAGTCTCCTCTCCGAGACAGTGAACTAGGGGTGGACAAAAATAAGAGCTCCCTTGGGGTCCACCTGGAGAGGAGCCAAGCCTCTGCCACAGTGGACAACAACACACAAGTGGAGGAGAAGGCCCTGACAGGGCCAGCTGTTACACTTGTGGGGAAGCGTCAGGTGCCTGCGGTACGGACAAGTCAGACAGATGCGGAAGTAGAAGGGGGCCCAGCAAAGCCGCCTGTGATGCATCCAGAGGAAGCCCCCCGTCCTCCGCTTGGGGACCGCGGGACAGATGCAGAAGAGGGCACATCCTTAGCAGCCTCGGCGGTGGCAGATACAGGAAAGTGCCAGTTTCTGGCAAAAAGGGATGCTGGGACAGAATGGGCTGCAGCTGTTCTTGAGCGGGAGAGAGCTCTTGAGGCAAGGGCCCAGG ATTCTGAAGACCTGGACCTACAGGCTACCCAGTGCtttgtggagagagagaatcagagcCCAGAAG CGGTCCAGAGCATGGAGGATGAAGCCACCCAGGCCTTCCTGGTTACTTTACCCCAAGAGCCTGGCCCTTCCTGTTGCAGTTTCCAGGCCCCAG GTGCCCTGGATGAGCCGTGGGAAGTCTTGGCAACACAGCCATTCTGTCCGACAGAGTCTGAGGCCTCTGAGCCCCAGCCCGTTGccgccctccttgatgcccatggATCTTGCCCCTCTACACCTCGGACAACACCACAAGCCCAACGTCCAGAGAGCCCAATTCATGAAGAGCCACTGGGGATTCAAGGCAGAGGGATGCAGACTGTGCAGAAAGACATGGGTACACCAAGGGAAGCAGTAGGGGGGGTGGCCCCTGAGAGAGGACCATTGAACAGGGAAACCAAGAGCCtgccagcaggagagagaggagatgtGATAGAAGAAGAAGCTTTAACCAGAGGGATACAGGTGTTAGCTGGAGATAATCAGGGACAAGAGTCGGACCAAAAGGTGAAAAGTGCAAGTATTAAAAGGAAGATGGAGAGTTTAAACATAGAAATTGAGATACCCAGCGAAGTACAAGAGGAAGGGATAGGAAGAGAAAcatttgagagagaagcagagaaactaGTACTAGAGAGAGGGGGTGAGCCAAGCGGATTAGGCATCGAGGTGCCAGAAGTAAAGGTGGAGAGAAGCCCACAGAGAGGGGAAACAGGGAAAGGAAGCCAGGACCAGGAAGGGCAGGCTTCCAGTTTAACAACGGAGCCTACAGCAGGGACAGGGGACCATCAGACCCTTGCTTCAGCCCCAGGAGCTTCTGGGAGCCAGTCAGGTGGAGCCCCGATGAGCCCCAGGAGGCAGCAGAGAG GTCACATGACTTGCAAGATGCCACCTTCTGACAAGGCCTCTGTG GGTGATCAGGAATCCGCAGATGCTTGTCTGCCTCCTGCAGTGCCTGAAGCCTCAACCCCACACCAGAACCCCCTTCTCTCTCAGAGTCGAAAACATCCTGTGCCCcagtccttcctttctccttctctatctTCTTTAGAGCCCATTCCCAGGACCACACAAAATGGGAATCAGGAAGTTCCAGAGACTCCCTTGTCCTCAGAGATGGAGCCTTTCCACCCAAAATCCAAAGTCAGGCTCCGAGGGTCTTCCAGGAAGACGCCCTCCACAATTTCTTCTTTAGCCCTTGAACCTCACTCTACCATCCCCACAGACCAGCCCCTCAGTCCCAAGCTCACATCTCGGGTCACTCGGGGCAGGACACATAGGTCCTCTGTCAAGACCCCTGAACCAGTTGTCCCCACAGCCCCTGAGCTCCAGATTTCCACCTCCAAAGACCAGCCTATCACCTCTGAGTCCACATTGCAGGTCACTCGGGGTAGGACACATAGGTTCTCTGTCAAGACCCCTGAACTGGTTGTTCCTATGGTCCCTGAAGTCCAGCCTTCCACCTCCAAAGAGCAGCCTGTCACTGCTGAGCTCGTATCTCAGGGCAGGACCCGTAAATCTGTCAAGATCCCTGAACCAGTTGTCTCCCCAGCCACTCGGGGCAGGGCACATAGGTCCTCTGTCAAGAGTCCCAAACCAGTTATCCCCACAGCCGCTGAGCTCCAGCCTTCCACCTCCAAAGACCAGTGTGTCACCCCTGAGCCCACATCTCAGGTCGCTTGGGGCAGGACACGTAGGTCCTCTGTCAAGACTCCTGAACCAACTGTCCCCACAGCCCCTGAACTCCAGCCTTCCACCTCCAAACACCAGTCTGTCACCCCTGAGCCCACATCTCAGGTCGTTTGGGGCAGGACACGTAGGTCCTCTGTCAAGACTCCTGAACCAACTGTCTCCACAGCCCCTGAACTCCAGCCTTCCACCTCCAAAGACCAGTCTGTAATCACTGAACCCACATCTGGGGCCACTCATAGCAGGACACATAGGCCTTCTGTCAAGACTCCTGAGCCAATTATCCCAACAGCTCCTGAAGTCCAGCCTTCTGTCCCCACAGACCAGCCTGTCATCCCCAAACCCACATGTCAGGGCAGGACACCCAGGTCTGCTAAGACCCCTGATCCAATTGTCCCCACAGCCCTTGACCTCCAGCCTACCACCCCTGGAGGCCAGCCTGTCACCCCCAAACGTACATCTCGGGGCAGGACACCTAGGTCTTCTAGCAAGACCCCCAAATCAGTTGTCACCATGGTCCCTGAGCTCCAGGCTTCCACCCCCACAGACCAGCCTGTCACCCCCAAACTCACATCTCAGGCCACTCGGGGCAGGACACAAAGGTCCTCTATCAAGACCTCTGAACCAGTTGCCCCCACAGCCCCTGAACAGCCTTCCATCTCTACAGATCAGCCTGTCACTCCCGAACCCACATCTCGGGCCACTCGGAGCAGGACACATAGGTCCTTTGTCAAGATCCCCCAGCCAACTGAGCCCACAGCCCCTGACCTTGAATCTCTCACCCCCACAGATGGGCTGGTCACCCCCAAGGCTCAGGGTAGTCAGGGTAAGACACTAAGGTCTTCTACAGTAAGTGCTCTGCCAGTTCTTACCAACCCTGAATTCCAGTCTCCTGTCCCCACAGACCAGCCTATTCCCCCTGAGCCCATCCCTCAAGCCACTTGCCCCAGGAGGCTGAGGGCCACTAGGAAGCATGGATCCCTCACAGCTCCCATTGTCTGTGAGCCCTACTCTGCACTCCCTGAACCTAAATCTCGGTCCTCAAGGAACCAAAGACAAGGAGCAGTGAGAGCAGTTGAGTCCCTCGGGACCGTTCCCAAGCCTGCCTTTTCCCAGCTTCCTGAGGCCCCCACTCAGGCTACCCAGATCCAAAATGTAGAGGCAACAGGCGGATCTGAgctcacccaagtgcccctgccTAAGGCCGCTCAGAGTCGCAAGAGGCCTTTGGCTACCGTGGATAAACCCCCACTTCAAAAACGGCTCCAAAGAGGAGAAGTCACCCAGAAGACAGTGTTcctcaaagaagagaaagaagatccAATGGAGAGGCcaaggaaggaggag GATGTAGTGGTTCCAGGACcaggcaagagaaagagagaccaagcAAAGGAGGAGCCCAAGGGAATCCCAAGCCGCAACCTTCGACGGACCAAACCTAACCAAGAGTCCACGGCCCCCAAA GTACTCTTCACAGGAGTGGTGGATGCCCGTGGAGAGCGGGCAGTGCTGGCCCTGGGGGGAAGTCTGGCTAGCTCCGTGGCAGAGGCTTCCCACCTGGTAACTGATCGAGTCCGACGCACGGTCAAGTTCCTCTGTGCCCTGGGGCGGGGGATCCCCATCCTCTCCTTGGACTGGCTGCACCAG TCCCGCAAGGCTGGTTGCTTCTTGCCCCCGGATGAATATGTGGTGACTGATCCTGAGCAGGAGAAGAACTTTGGCTTCAGCCTTCGAGATGCCCTGAGCCGGGCTCAGGAGCgaaggttgctggag gGCTATGAAATCCACGTGACCCCAGGAGTCCAGCCGCCACCACCTCAGATGGGAGAGATCATCAGCTGCTGTGGAGGCACTGTACTACCCAGCATGCCCCGGTCCTATAAG cctcagaGAGTTGTGATTACATGCCCCCAGGACTTCCCTCGATGCTCCATTCCATCTCGGGTTGGGCTGCCCATCCTCTCACCTGAGTTCCTGCTGACAGGAGTGCTGAAGCAGGAAGCCAAGCCAGAGGCCTTCATCCTGTCCACTTTGGAAATGTCATCCTCCTGA
- the MDC1 gene encoding mediator of DNA damage checkpoint protein 1 isoform X5 — MVMEDTQAVNWEVEEEEETKRPNESLGCSLEPVGRLHIFSSAHGPEKDFPLYLGKNMVGRMPDCSVTLPFSSISKQHAVIEIAAWDKAPVLQDCGSLNGTQVLRPPKVLSPGVSHRLRDQELILFADLPCQYHRLNVPLPFVSRGFLTVEETPRVQGGTQPQRLLLAEDSEEEVDSPSERCVMKEPRTSPLAAVVPESDEEGPSPAPDGRGLPFAFNLDSDTDEEESQHPAAGEASLAARTGSTAETEQPKVLATEIQLEKDQCSVKERNNDTKVEKDARNEVAPLGATLERNQTAGEDSDTDMDESRPAEVHLERSQPSGVIDSDTDVEEEGIPATPAVVPMKRRQIFHGVSTESPQAPALVHLQESPPGSDMDVEQSELQLAVPPERNQASVVIDSNTDDEEEVLAALTLARLKESRADTWSRDTDVEEDRAQPVALLEQSRTSAGRDSDTDVEEERIPMEKRGTVPKCPTDKAHSEKRQSPLRDSELGVDKNKSSLGVHLERSQASATVDNNTQVEEKALTGPAVTLVGKRQVPAVRTSQTDAEVEGGPAKPPVMHPEEAPRPPLGDRGTDAEEGTSLAASAVADTDSEDLDLQATQCFVERENQSPEVQSMEDEATQAFLVTLPQEPGPSCCSFQAPGALDEPWEVLATQPFCPTESEASEPQPVAALLDAHGSCPSTPRTTPQAQRPESPIHEEPLGIQGRGMQTVQKDMGTPREAVGGVAPERGPLNRETKSLPAGERGDVIEEEALTRGIQVLAGDNQGQESDQKVKSASIKRKMESLNIEIEIPSEVQEEGIGRETFEREAEKLVLERGGEPSGLGIEVPEVKVERSPQRGETGKGSQDQEGQASSLTTEPTAGTGDHQTLASAPGASGSQSGGAPMSPRRQQRGHMTCKMPPSDKASVGDQESADACLPPAVPEASTPHQNPLLSQSRKHPVPQSFLSPSLSSLEPIPRTTQNGNQEVPETPLSSEMEPFHPKSKVRLRGSSRKTPSTISSLALEPHSTIPTDQPLSPKLTSRVTRGRTHRSSVKTPEPVVPTAPELQISTSKDQPITSESTLQVTRGRTHRFSVKTPELVVPMVPEVQPSTSKEQPVTAELVSQGRTRKSVKIPEPVVSPATRGRAHRSSVKSPKPVIPTAAELQPSTSKDQCVTPEPTSQVAWGRTRRSSVKTPEPTVPTAPELQPSTSKHQSVTPEPTSQVVWGRTRRSSVKTPEPTVSTAPELQPSTSKDQSVITEPTSGATHSRTHRPSVKTPEPIIPTAPEVQPSVPTDQPVIPKPTCQGRTPRSAKTPDPIVPTALDLQPTTPGGQPVTPKRTSRGRTPRSSSKTPKSVVTMVPELQASTPTDQPVTPKLTSQATRGRTQRSSIKTSEPVAPTAPEQPSISTDQPVTPEPTSRATRSRTHRSFVKIPQPTEPTAPDLESLTPTDGLVTPKAQGSQGKTLRSSTVSALPVLTNPEFQSPVPTDQPIPPEPIPQATCPRRLRATRKHGSLTAPIVCEPYSALPEPKSRSSRNQRQGAVRAVESLGTVPKPAFSQLPEAPTQATQIQNVEATGGSELTQVPLPKAAQSRKRPLATVDKPPLQKRLQRGEVTQKTVFLKEEKEDPMERPRKEEDVVVPGPGKRKRDQAKEEPKGIPSRNLRRTKPNQESTAPKVLFTGVVDARGERAVLALGGSLASSVAEASHLVTDRVRRTVKFLCALGRGIPILSLDWLHQSRKAGCFLPPDEYVVTDPEQEKNFGFSLRDALSRAQERRLLEGYEIHVTPGVQPPPPQMGEIISCCGGTVLPSMPRSYKPQRVVITCPQDFPRCSIPSRVGLPILSPEFLLTGVLKQEAKPEAFILSTLEMSSS, encoded by the exons ATG GTCATGGAGGACACCCAGGCTGTTAACTGGGAGgttgaagaagaggaggagacaaagaGACCCAATGAATCCTTGGGGTGTAGCTTGGAGCCTGTAGGGCGATTGCATATCTTCAGTAGTGCCCATGGACCAGAAAAAG ATTTCCCCCTATATCTCGGGAAGAATATGGTGGGCCGAATGCCTGATTGCTCTGTGACCCTGCCCTTTTCATCCATCTCCAAACAACATGCAGTGATTGAAATCGCAGCTTGGGACAAGGCACCTGTCCTCCAAGATTGTGGCAGCCTCAATGGTACTCAAGTCCTAAGGCCTCCTAAGGTCCTAAGTCCAGGGGTGAGTCATCGGCTAAGGGACCAGGAGTTGATTCTCTTTGCTGACTTGCCCTGCCAGTACCATCGCCTGAATGTCCCTCTGCCCTTTGTTTCCCGGGGCTTTCTAACTGTAGAAGAGACACCCAGGGTACAGGGAGGAACTCAACCACAGAGGCTCCTGTTGGCTGAGGACTCGGAGGAGGAAGTAG ATTCTCCTTCTGAAAGGTGTGTGATGAAAGAACCAAGGACCTCCCCTTTGGCAGCAGTAGTTCCAGAGAG TGATGAAGAGGGGCCTTCTCCTGCCCCAGACGGTCGTGGGCTACCATTTGCCTTCAACCTGGACAGTGACACAGATGAGGAAGAAAGTCAGCATCCAGCAGCAGGAGAGGCCTCCTTGGCTGCCAGAACAGGCTCCACTGCAGAGACAGAACAGCCTAAAGTTCTGGCAACTGAAATCCAGCTTGAAAAGGACCAGTGTTCAGTGAAGGAGAGGAACAATGACACAAAAGTTGAGAAGGATGCAAGGAATGAAGTGGCCCCACTTGGGGCCACTCTGGAGAGAAATCAAACTGCTGGGGAGGACAGTGACACAGATATGGACGAGAGCAGGCCTGCTGAGGTCCATTTGGAAAGGTCCCAGCCTTCTGGCGTCATAGACAGTGATACCGATGTGGAAGAAGAAGGGATCCCTGCAACCCCAGCTGTAGTTCCTATGAAGAGGAGGCAGATCTTTCATGGAGTTAGTACAGAGAGTCCTCAGGCACCTGCTTTGGTACATCTACAGGAGAGCCCACCTGGTAGTGATATGGATGTGGAGCAAAGTGAGCTCCAACTGGCAGTCCCTCCAGAGAGAAACCAAGCCTCTGTCGTTATTGACAGCAATACAGATGATGAGGAAGAAGTCTTAGCAGCGCTCACTTTGGCGCGTCTGAAAGAGAGCCGAGCCGATACATGGAGCAGAGATACAGACGTGGAAGAGGACAGGGCCCAACCTGTGGCCCTTCTGGAGCAAAGCCGCACCTCTGCTGGGAGAGACAGCGACACAGACGTGGAGGAGGAAAGGATCCCAATGGAAAAGAGAGGAACTGTCCCCAAGTGTCCTACGGATAAGGCACATTCAGAAAAGAGGCAGTCTCCTCTCCGAGACAGTGAACTAGGGGTGGACAAAAATAAGAGCTCCCTTGGGGTCCACCTGGAGAGGAGCCAAGCCTCTGCCACAGTGGACAACAACACACAAGTGGAGGAGAAGGCCCTGACAGGGCCAGCTGTTACACTTGTGGGGAAGCGTCAGGTGCCTGCGGTACGGACAAGTCAGACAGATGCGGAAGTAGAAGGGGGCCCAGCAAAGCCGCCTGTGATGCATCCAGAGGAAGCCCCCCGTCCTCCGCTTGGGGACCGCGGGACAGATGCAGAAGAGGGCACATCCTTAGCAGCCTCGGCGGTGGCAGATACAG ATTCTGAAGACCTGGACCTACAGGCTACCCAGTGCtttgtggagagagagaatcagagcCCAGAAG TCCAGAGCATGGAGGATGAAGCCACCCAGGCCTTCCTGGTTACTTTACCCCAAGAGCCTGGCCCTTCCTGTTGCAGTTTCCAGGCCCCAG GTGCCCTGGATGAGCCGTGGGAAGTCTTGGCAACACAGCCATTCTGTCCGACAGAGTCTGAGGCCTCTGAGCCCCAGCCCGTTGccgccctccttgatgcccatggATCTTGCCCCTCTACACCTCGGACAACACCACAAGCCCAACGTCCAGAGAGCCCAATTCATGAAGAGCCACTGGGGATTCAAGGCAGAGGGATGCAGACTGTGCAGAAAGACATGGGTACACCAAGGGAAGCAGTAGGGGGGGTGGCCCCTGAGAGAGGACCATTGAACAGGGAAACCAAGAGCCtgccagcaggagagagaggagatgtGATAGAAGAAGAAGCTTTAACCAGAGGGATACAGGTGTTAGCTGGAGATAATCAGGGACAAGAGTCGGACCAAAAGGTGAAAAGTGCAAGTATTAAAAGGAAGATGGAGAGTTTAAACATAGAAATTGAGATACCCAGCGAAGTACAAGAGGAAGGGATAGGAAGAGAAAcatttgagagagaagcagagaaactaGTACTAGAGAGAGGGGGTGAGCCAAGCGGATTAGGCATCGAGGTGCCAGAAGTAAAGGTGGAGAGAAGCCCACAGAGAGGGGAAACAGGGAAAGGAAGCCAGGACCAGGAAGGGCAGGCTTCCAGTTTAACAACGGAGCCTACAGCAGGGACAGGGGACCATCAGACCCTTGCTTCAGCCCCAGGAGCTTCTGGGAGCCAGTCAGGTGGAGCCCCGATGAGCCCCAGGAGGCAGCAGAGAG GTCACATGACTTGCAAGATGCCACCTTCTGACAAGGCCTCTGTG GGTGATCAGGAATCCGCAGATGCTTGTCTGCCTCCTGCAGTGCCTGAAGCCTCAACCCCACACCAGAACCCCCTTCTCTCTCAGAGTCGAAAACATCCTGTGCCCcagtccttcctttctccttctctatctTCTTTAGAGCCCATTCCCAGGACCACACAAAATGGGAATCAGGAAGTTCCAGAGACTCCCTTGTCCTCAGAGATGGAGCCTTTCCACCCAAAATCCAAAGTCAGGCTCCGAGGGTCTTCCAGGAAGACGCCCTCCACAATTTCTTCTTTAGCCCTTGAACCTCACTCTACCATCCCCACAGACCAGCCCCTCAGTCCCAAGCTCACATCTCGGGTCACTCGGGGCAGGACACATAGGTCCTCTGTCAAGACCCCTGAACCAGTTGTCCCCACAGCCCCTGAGCTCCAGATTTCCACCTCCAAAGACCAGCCTATCACCTCTGAGTCCACATTGCAGGTCACTCGGGGTAGGACACATAGGTTCTCTGTCAAGACCCCTGAACTGGTTGTTCCTATGGTCCCTGAAGTCCAGCCTTCCACCTCCAAAGAGCAGCCTGTCACTGCTGAGCTCGTATCTCAGGGCAGGACCCGTAAATCTGTCAAGATCCCTGAACCAGTTGTCTCCCCAGCCACTCGGGGCAGGGCACATAGGTCCTCTGTCAAGAGTCCCAAACCAGTTATCCCCACAGCCGCTGAGCTCCAGCCTTCCACCTCCAAAGACCAGTGTGTCACCCCTGAGCCCACATCTCAGGTCGCTTGGGGCAGGACACGTAGGTCCTCTGTCAAGACTCCTGAACCAACTGTCCCCACAGCCCCTGAACTCCAGCCTTCCACCTCCAAACACCAGTCTGTCACCCCTGAGCCCACATCTCAGGTCGTTTGGGGCAGGACACGTAGGTCCTCTGTCAAGACTCCTGAACCAACTGTCTCCACAGCCCCTGAACTCCAGCCTTCCACCTCCAAAGACCAGTCTGTAATCACTGAACCCACATCTGGGGCCACTCATAGCAGGACACATAGGCCTTCTGTCAAGACTCCTGAGCCAATTATCCCAACAGCTCCTGAAGTCCAGCCTTCTGTCCCCACAGACCAGCCTGTCATCCCCAAACCCACATGTCAGGGCAGGACACCCAGGTCTGCTAAGACCCCTGATCCAATTGTCCCCACAGCCCTTGACCTCCAGCCTACCACCCCTGGAGGCCAGCCTGTCACCCCCAAACGTACATCTCGGGGCAGGACACCTAGGTCTTCTAGCAAGACCCCCAAATCAGTTGTCACCATGGTCCCTGAGCTCCAGGCTTCCACCCCCACAGACCAGCCTGTCACCCCCAAACTCACATCTCAGGCCACTCGGGGCAGGACACAAAGGTCCTCTATCAAGACCTCTGAACCAGTTGCCCCCACAGCCCCTGAACAGCCTTCCATCTCTACAGATCAGCCTGTCACTCCCGAACCCACATCTCGGGCCACTCGGAGCAGGACACATAGGTCCTTTGTCAAGATCCCCCAGCCAACTGAGCCCACAGCCCCTGACCTTGAATCTCTCACCCCCACAGATGGGCTGGTCACCCCCAAGGCTCAGGGTAGTCAGGGTAAGACACTAAGGTCTTCTACAGTAAGTGCTCTGCCAGTTCTTACCAACCCTGAATTCCAGTCTCCTGTCCCCACAGACCAGCCTATTCCCCCTGAGCCCATCCCTCAAGCCACTTGCCCCAGGAGGCTGAGGGCCACTAGGAAGCATGGATCCCTCACAGCTCCCATTGTCTGTGAGCCCTACTCTGCACTCCCTGAACCTAAATCTCGGTCCTCAAGGAACCAAAGACAAGGAGCAGTGAGAGCAGTTGAGTCCCTCGGGACCGTTCCCAAGCCTGCCTTTTCCCAGCTTCCTGAGGCCCCCACTCAGGCTACCCAGATCCAAAATGTAGAGGCAACAGGCGGATCTGAgctcacccaagtgcccctgccTAAGGCCGCTCAGAGTCGCAAGAGGCCTTTGGCTACCGTGGATAAACCCCCACTTCAAAAACGGCTCCAAAGAGGAGAAGTCACCCAGAAGACAGTGTTcctcaaagaagagaaagaagatccAATGGAGAGGCcaaggaaggaggag GATGTAGTGGTTCCAGGACcaggcaagagaaagagagaccaagcAAAGGAGGAGCCCAAGGGAATCCCAAGCCGCAACCTTCGACGGACCAAACCTAACCAAGAGTCCACGGCCCCCAAA GTACTCTTCACAGGAGTGGTGGATGCCCGTGGAGAGCGGGCAGTGCTGGCCCTGGGGGGAAGTCTGGCTAGCTCCGTGGCAGAGGCTTCCCACCTGGTAACTGATCGAGTCCGACGCACGGTCAAGTTCCTCTGTGCCCTGGGGCGGGGGATCCCCATCCTCTCCTTGGACTGGCTGCACCAG TCCCGCAAGGCTGGTTGCTTCTTGCCCCCGGATGAATATGTGGTGACTGATCCTGAGCAGGAGAAGAACTTTGGCTTCAGCCTTCGAGATGCCCTGAGCCGGGCTCAGGAGCgaaggttgctggag gGCTATGAAATCCACGTGACCCCAGGAGTCCAGCCGCCACCACCTCAGATGGGAGAGATCATCAGCTGCTGTGGAGGCACTGTACTACCCAGCATGCCCCGGTCCTATAAG cctcagaGAGTTGTGATTACATGCCCCCAGGACTTCCCTCGATGCTCCATTCCATCTCGGGTTGGGCTGCCCATCCTCTCACCTGAGTTCCTGCTGACAGGAGTGCTGAAGCAGGAAGCCAAGCCAGAGGCCTTCATCCTGTCCACTTTGGAAATGTCATCCTCCTGA